A region from the Streptomyces tsukubensis genome encodes:
- a CDS encoding APC family permease: MSGAGTSGPEASAPAGAPGEGGTAAARCRAWLLSGLSEQTARHPGPHGTPRPDGGGHRWYRVMCLTGVDYFSSLGYAPGIAVLAAGLVSPLATLVLIALTLFGALPVYRRVARRSPHGEGSIAMLERLLPWWTGKLLVLVLLGFAATDFIITITLSAADASAHIVENPYAPSFLHGENLWITLGLIGLLGVVFLKGFREAIGVAVPLVAVYLLLNLVVVVASAARILTEPVVVGDWWHAMLAEHSSPLAAVGVALIVFPKLALGMSGFETGVAVMPQIKGAPGDTYENPAGRIRDTRKLLTTAALIMSSFLLLSSLSTVMLIPESAFESGGPANGRALAYLAHQELGEVFGTVYDVSTICILWFAGASALAGLLNLVPRFLPRYGMAPEWTRAVRPLVLVFMAIATGITVYFDANVDKQSGAYATGVLVLMLSAALAVTVFAHQAGDRRAAIGFGTITAVFLYTTVTNVIERPDGIKIAALFILAILVTSFASRVHRAFELRAADVVFDSTAERLVHEAAAKGPLLVVASDPTEHTKAEYRAKEYRKREETHIPGKRPLLFLEVVIRDSSDFTEDLVVHGSERFGVRRLRVAGPTVPNTIAAVLMRLRDETGGIPHAYFTWTEGHPVSHLLKFLVFGEGETAPVVREVLRRAEPDPARRPRVHVG; encoded by the coding sequence ATGAGCGGAGCAGGTACGAGCGGACCGGAGGCCTCCGCCCCCGCGGGGGCGCCCGGCGAAGGCGGAACGGCTGCCGCCCGCTGCCGTGCCTGGCTGCTCAGCGGGCTCAGCGAGCAGACCGCCCGCCATCCGGGACCGCACGGCACTCCGCGCCCCGACGGCGGGGGCCACCGCTGGTACCGGGTGATGTGTCTGACCGGTGTCGACTACTTCTCCAGCCTCGGCTACGCCCCCGGTATCGCGGTCCTCGCCGCCGGTCTGGTCTCCCCGCTGGCGACCCTGGTGCTGATCGCCCTGACCCTCTTCGGCGCCCTCCCCGTCTACCGCCGGGTGGCCCGCCGCTCACCGCACGGCGAGGGCTCCATCGCCATGCTGGAGCGGCTGCTGCCCTGGTGGACGGGGAAGCTGCTGGTCCTGGTCCTGCTGGGGTTCGCGGCCACCGACTTCATCATCACCATCACCCTGTCGGCGGCCGACGCCTCGGCGCATATCGTGGAGAACCCGTACGCCCCGTCCTTCCTCCACGGCGAGAACCTCTGGATCACCCTGGGCCTCATCGGTCTCCTCGGCGTCGTCTTCCTGAAGGGCTTCCGCGAGGCCATCGGGGTCGCCGTCCCCCTGGTGGCCGTCTATCTGCTGCTCAATCTGGTGGTGGTCGTCGCATCGGCGGCCCGGATCCTGACCGAGCCCGTCGTCGTCGGCGACTGGTGGCACGCGATGCTCGCCGAGCACTCGTCGCCCCTGGCCGCCGTCGGGGTGGCACTGATCGTCTTCCCGAAGCTGGCACTCGGGATGTCCGGCTTCGAGACCGGGGTCGCGGTGATGCCGCAGATCAAAGGCGCTCCCGGCGATACGTACGAGAATCCGGCCGGACGGATCCGCGACACCCGCAAGCTGCTCACCACCGCCGCGCTGATCATGAGCAGCTTTCTGCTGCTGTCCAGCCTGAGCACGGTGATGCTCATCCCCGAGTCGGCCTTCGAGTCCGGCGGCCCGGCGAACGGCCGCGCCCTCGCCTACCTCGCCCACCAAGAGCTGGGCGAGGTCTTCGGGACGGTGTACGACGTCTCGACGATCTGCATCCTGTGGTTCGCCGGTGCCTCGGCGCTCGCCGGGCTGCTGAACCTGGTGCCCCGTTTCCTCCCCCGCTACGGCATGGCACCCGAATGGACCAGGGCGGTCCGTCCGCTGGTCCTGGTCTTCATGGCGATCGCCACCGGCATCACGGTCTACTTCGACGCGAACGTCGACAAGCAGAGCGGGGCGTACGCCACGGGGGTGCTGGTCCTGATGCTGTCGGCCGCCCTGGCGGTCACCGTCTTCGCCCATCAGGCCGGGGACCGGCGGGCGGCGATCGGCTTCGGCACCATCACCGCCGTCTTCCTCTACACCACGGTCACCAATGTCATCGAACGCCCCGACGGCATCAAGATCGCCGCGCTGTTCATCCTCGCCATCCTGGTGACGTCCTTCGCCTCCCGGGTGCACCGGGCGTTCGAGCTGCGGGCGGCGGACGTCGTCTTCGACAGCACGGCGGAGCGGCTGGTCCACGAGGCGGCGGCGAAGGGCCCGCTGCTGGTCGTCGCCAGCGATCCGACCGAGCACACCAAGGCGGAGTACCGGGCGAAGGAGTACCGCAAACGCGAGGAGACCCATATCCCCGGCAAACGGCCGCTGCTCTTCCTGGAGGTCGTCATCAGGGATTCGTCGGACTTCACCGAGGATCTGGTGGTCCACGGCTCGGAGCGGTTCGGGGTGCGGCGGCTGCGGGTCGCGGGCCCGACCGTACCGAACACGATCGCGGCGGTCCTGATGCGGCTGCGGGACGAGACCGGGGGGATCCCCCACGCCTACTTCACCTGGACCGAGGGCCATCCGGTGAGCCATCTGCTGAAGTTCCTGGTCTTCGGCGAGGGCGAGACGGCCCCGGTGGTCCGCGAGGTCCTGCGCCGCGCGGAACCGGACCCGGCCCGCCGCCCCCGGGTCCACGTCGGCTGA
- the kdpF gene encoding K(+)-transporting ATPase subunit F, which translates to MTTENVVGLIVAVALLGYLVLALLYPERF; encoded by the coding sequence ATGACCACCGAGAACGTCGTCGGCCTGATCGTCGCCGTCGCCCTTCTGGGCTATCTCGTCCTCGCCCTCCTGTACCCGGAGAGGTTCTAG
- the kdpA gene encoding potassium-transporting ATPase subunit KdpA: protein MSSVLAGVLQLLALIAALALVHRPLGDYMARVYSSDKHLRVEKWIYKGIGADPNTEMRWTAYLRGILAFSAVSVLFLYLLQRVQGSLPGSLGFQSIDPDQAFNTAASFVANTNWQSYYGEQAMGHVVQTGGLAVQNFVSAAVGMAVAVALVRGFVRSRTGELGNFWSDLVRGVTRILLPISVIGAIVLVALGAIQNFSGIHDVGQFMGGSQQWNGGAVASQEAIKELGTNGGGYFNANSAHPFENPNPLSNLLEIFLILLIPFSLTRTFGRMTGSVKQGYAILGTMALIWVGFTALMMWTEFAHPGPAFQEAGGAFEGKEVRFGVGGSAIFAVATTLTSTGAVNSFHSSYTGFGGGITMLGMQLGEIAPGGVGSGLYGMLIMAIIAVFIAGLMVGRTPEYLGKKIGTREIKFAACYILVTPVLVLGFTALAIALPTPPDSMTNTAANAVAGSGAHGFSEILYAYTSGANNNGSAFAGLNADTEWFNTTIGIAMLLGRFLPMVLVLALAGSLAEQRPVPATAGTLRTEKPLFTGLLVGTILILTGLTYFPALALGPLAEGLAS from the coding sequence ATGAGTTCCGTACTTGCCGGCGTGCTCCAGCTGCTGGCGCTGATCGCCGCGCTCGCGCTGGTGCACCGTCCCCTCGGCGACTACATGGCCCGGGTCTACTCCTCCGACAAGCATCTGCGGGTCGAGAAGTGGATCTACAAGGGCATAGGGGCCGACCCGAACACGGAGATGCGCTGGACCGCCTACCTCCGCGGGATCCTGGCCTTCTCCGCCGTATCGGTCCTCTTCCTCTACCTGCTCCAGCGGGTGCAGGGTTCGCTGCCCGGGTCCCTCGGCTTCCAGTCGATCGACCCGGACCAGGCGTTCAACACGGCCGCCTCCTTCGTCGCCAACACCAACTGGCAGTCCTACTACGGCGAGCAGGCCATGGGCCATGTCGTCCAGACGGGCGGCCTCGCGGTCCAGAACTTCGTCTCCGCAGCCGTCGGCATGGCGGTCGCGGTCGCCCTGGTCCGCGGCTTCGTCCGCAGCCGCACCGGTGAACTGGGCAACTTCTGGTCCGACCTGGTGCGCGGGGTGACCCGTATCCTGCTGCCGATCTCCGTGATCGGCGCGATCGTCCTGGTGGCCCTGGGCGCCATCCAGAACTTCTCCGGAATCCACGACGTCGGCCAGTTCATGGGCGGCAGCCAGCAGTGGAACGGCGGAGCGGTCGCCTCCCAGGAGGCCATCAAGGAGCTGGGCACCAACGGCGGCGGCTACTTCAACGCCAACTCCGCCCACCCCTTCGAGAACCCCAACCCGCTCTCCAACCTGCTGGAGATCTTCCTCATCCTGCTGATCCCGTTCTCCCTGACCCGGACCTTCGGGCGGATGACCGGAAGCGTCAAGCAGGGGTACGCGATCCTCGGCACGATGGCGCTGATCTGGGTCGGCTTCACCGCCCTGATGATGTGGACCGAGTTCGCCCACCCCGGCCCGGCATTCCAGGAGGCGGGCGGTGCCTTCGAGGGCAAGGAGGTCCGCTTCGGCGTCGGCGGCTCGGCGATCTTCGCCGTGGCCACCACCCTCACCTCCACCGGAGCGGTCAACAGCTTCCACTCCTCCTACACCGGCTTCGGCGGCGGCATCACGATGCTGGGCATGCAGCTCGGCGAGATCGCCCCCGGCGGCGTCGGCTCCGGACTCTACGGAATGCTGATCATGGCGATCATCGCGGTCTTCATCGCCGGACTGATGGTCGGCCGGACCCCCGAATACCTGGGCAAGAAGATCGGCACCCGCGAGATCAAATTCGCCGCCTGCTACATCCTCGTCACCCCGGTCCTGGTCCTCGGCTTCACCGCTCTCGCGATCGCCCTGCCGACCCCGCCGGACTCGATGACCAACACCGCCGCCAACGCGGTCGCGGGCTCGGGCGCCCACGGATTCTCCGAGATCCTGTACGCCTACACCTCGGGCGCCAACAACAACGGCTCGGCCTTCGCCGGACTCAACGCCGACACCGAATGGTTCAACACCACCATCGGCATCGCGATGCTGCTGGGCCGGTTCCTGCCGATGGTCCTCGTCCTCGCCCTGGCCGGCTCACTGGCCGAGCAGCGGCCCGTACCCGCCACCGCGGGCACCCTCCGCACCGAGAAGCCGCTCTTCACCGGGCTGCTGGTCGGCACGATCCTCATCCTCACCGGACTCACCTACTTCCCGGCCCTCGCGCTGGGCCCGCTCGCCGAAGGGCTTGCGTCATGA